The Dreissena polymorpha isolate Duluth1 chromosome 2, UMN_Dpol_1.0, whole genome shotgun sequence nucleotide sequence TAAGTCAATTCACATTGACCGTCTAACGGCATACAAGTGCACAAACCTACCAAGTTGGTTAATTGACCAAAGAAAAACACAATAGATGTTCACATGACAACcaagaattattataatattatttattagcaCAATCAGGCCTCTTTACCagttttaaaccacaatattttttttaatccatgtTTACAAATGACTGATGTTCATCATAGATGCATACAACATATCCTTATATCCAGGAACTCTTTAAAGTTGTTAGAGATGAGTCGATCTAAACTCTAAtgtattttcattgaatattGTGTGTTGTTGATTCCTGTaggagaatattttttttatgcttGTGTAAAGTTACCTGATAGTCCGGACGACAATTCAGTGGCCTGATCAACCACAGGATATTTGTCTTAAGTTGTGTACGAGGCTTTTCATTTTTGCAATGAGATTGCGTAGACGTGAGGTCCGCAATGCGTTTTATTTCCTGGAATCAACAATAGatagaaaacaatgttaatacaagaTCTAGGGTTTaagaacagattttttttattataaggaaAGAGTCCTCTGGATGGATACAATAAAGCTAGGAAAGCTTTTAAAACAGGGATAGTTGTACATAACAGCATTCATATTTAATGGCGATGgattcagttgtttttgtttaatacaaacaatttaggATTAAAATTTGGTAgtctattatttacatataaatatataacaatgttatgtTGGTATCATATATCACACTACAGGCAACACCATATTAGAAACCTTGAATGTTTTGTATATTGCAGGAAAGACCATCCACAAATGTAGTTACTGCTACGAAATATTTACTTGTCACCGGGATGTGGTGCACCACACCATCAAAGCGCACCAGTCCTGCGAATTGCTGTGTCCATGGTGCATTAAGGCTGAGCATCTCTTCCGTTATCCCGCGGATCTCAGCAGGCATACCCAACATCAGCATCTTGAAGTCTACCACTCCTTGCCCCCACGAACCCTGACAGCAGCCAACTGTTTCTACTTCTCCAAGGTGCCAGCACAGTACATGGAACTTTTTGTTGCTGTGTCTGTATTCACGTCCCTAGAAGCCCAGTTCGCCATGAAGAGTGTTGCCCAGTGGTTCACTGGTCGCACTCCTGGGGCCTCACATTGGATGACAGGTTGGCAGCTTGCCAAGTCCACCTCCACCAATCCCCAgatttcatcatcatcagtgaTCGCCTCTTCATCTCAGAAAACCACTGACCACTCCAAGACTCCTTCATCCACCACTTTACCACCGTCCTTCCCCCTCATCTTGAAATCTATCGACATTTCGAATGGGGCCGTCAAGATTTTTGTTTCATCGGAAACCCACCTCTATCAGGTCAGGCTGCTTCAGCAGGCTCGTAGTAGACCCGAGGTGATAGGGAGAATTGTGACCCTCTCCGCTACAACCGTAGAAATGTTTATCGCCCCACCTGCTGCAAAGTTTGAATTGTGTCCTGATGACGAAGCACGGAAACACATCTCCAAACTGCTTGCCATCGACGCAAATGATCTAACCACAGTCCGTCAGATGCCCTACACATTGAAGAGGTCCCTCCCAATCCATACAACCCACATAGCCAAGAAGATTTGTGCCAGTCCACTGCCGCCTTCTCACCCACCTACACATCCATCGAAGACCCCATCCATCACCCCTATTCCGCAACCTGTCTCACCTGTTTCAGATCGTAGTcaatcatcaacatcatccttGCATGATCTGAAAACACCATCACCTTGTTCTCTAGGATCTCCTTCACCAATCGACCTTGAGAATACTACCCCTTCAACAAATGTCCATGCAGCCTCCAGCACTCACACAACTACAACAGACTCCAGTACAACTGCTGCTGCGACCATTCCCCAAGTATCTCCGTTGTTTTACAGACCACCTCCAGACTGCAGTACTCCCTTACTCTACGTCCCATCATCATGTGCAACGCCAAGTTATCATCCTACAACGATGACATCCTTCAGGCCCGTACAAGCAAGAGTCCGCTTCGCACCACCAACTGTTCCTTCCTCTCCTTCAGCCCCCATCTACATCCCCACTCCTAAAAATAACGACCTGCAACAAATGGCTCGAAGCCTCTTGTCTACTGGAAATATGCCAGTCCTCCCTCCAGCACCCAGAGAATGGAGTCTGGTCCCTGATGAAAGCATTCATCTGACCCCCTGTCTATCGTGGCCACCAAAGAATTGGACATCATTTTCACCAGAAGAAAAGGGTGTCCTCACTGAGTATGCTGCTGGTGCGCTGGAAATGGCAAGCGGAATTCACCCGATCCAGCGCCAAGTCCTTTTGTATAAATACAGCTATCTTTCACTGACTGGAGCCATGATTCCTCCAAACAAGGACACACAAATGATTTTCTTCAACTTCAAAACAGTTCGGGACATTGCTCTTGGGATAAGTACCTTCCCAAAGGAATTCCAGAAGCAGTTTCTTGAATGTCTTCAACCTTTAAGTCCTGTGGACATGGTGAAGTTTGCTGCCGTCCCATTGAGGCTAACGTCTGAATAAAACCATTatgttaccttgctgccctgattccgatgtcctgctaccttgctgccctgattccgatgtcctgttaccttgctgccctgattccgatgtcctgttaccttgctgccctgattttgatgtcctgctaccttgctgccctgattccgatgtcctgttgCCTTGCTGCCCTGACAGTTAACCGACGCCCTGCCAAAGACCCTGATGCCCTGTTGCTGTCCTGATGCTCTGTTCCTGCCTTCTGACGTTTCGTTCCAATCCTGCCTGTGATCTCTGATGCCATGTGCCAGTTTGCTGATGCCTCGCGAACTGACATTTcaaaattgattaattatttgCATAGACATTATTGTGTGTGAGTTTAAAGTATGAGCTCATACTATATTGTAAGTATGgtaattgattaaatgtttatgtgtaattaagtgttttaaaataatattttgagatattctgttttcaataaataacttttattgacttttttttttgttaaagaacGTAACCTTTAATTgggtaaaacaaatacatttacgtGATACTAGTTCTTGCATAATTGTCCTTGAGTCTGCAAACTAGGGTGAGCTTCATAAACTGTGTCTGAAATCAAAGCACTGAGAAGACTTGATTGTACCTGAAACAGAAATGTAGTGTTATTTATGCATTGttattaatgtgttaattgttcagtaattgttattctttcatttcaaatttgtatatatctGTAAGTTTAAATTTTTACTTCAAACTTCAGGAGAAGTTTATGTCTTTAAGGTGGGGTAAGTGTAATACCCTGTATCCGAATACTATAtacgtccgaaatatgtacacttaagaatgccttacctgtttaactttaataatccaaattttccttgttgttatctggtttaacaaccattatcaaatgtttgttaaatccagttaatgctttctccattattgaatatccattacttgtaatttgaatcgccagcattgaatcgaacgcgggttaaatgttccaaaatgtccgccatttgcaatgtcgaaggttatGACATAGCAAGTTAATTCTACGCGAATAAGTTATATCTTATCGAAGAAATGTGTTTtcccaatgtttatgtgtagtattatgacctgttaactgttttattgttacaatgttacttatacagttagtagtcctgtcagatattaatgctggtggggaactatttcaagtattttcgcgcaatgctttcgcattgctttcactatgtgttagatgaaatattattattatgattgagaaatgtaatgaaagcattgtatagttatgcatactattttctgagctttttattgatgtaatgctttcttgttagacttgcaatgctgttaatgcaaatgttgttaatgttgctTAAACCGTTTTACATAGTTAAATACTTTAATGAAAGTCTGGCTCTGATTGGTCGCCAGCAACGCCCAGCCTCAGCAACTGCTTATAAATAGAGCTGTGGTTGATGATGAAGTCAGTCGTAACTCACTAGTCAGTACTAGTAGTGACTTGACCCAGAATAGTCGCTCATTACTTAACAACCCATTTAAGATGTCGAAAGCCAACAAAGGTAAACACTAACATATACGACTCACTTACCTACGTTTAATCTACATCTGTACGTCATAGTTCTGACTAGTTCTAACTGACATTTTGCATCTGCATTAAATACTATTATGAAAAACTATAAAGAGTGACGACTGATTTCATCGCTTTATTTAATCTGAACTGCTGTTCAAAtagttaatatcatacttgttgtttaattaaccactcatagtactgtttatatggcaaacgttaagcttctgccctaataaataaatagttacagaaaccatcctgacttctttttaatgcgtttgagttctgaataaataaaatgcaacatcatcgataccgctcggcttacaatattaaggtcatttaaaaccaagacttcatttgggtaatatttatttgtatttctttatggcATTTTTATAATCAatcagtaatacattttttt carries:
- the LOC127870158 gene encoding uncharacterized protein LOC127870158, whose product is MTGWQLAKSTSTNPQISSSSVIASSSQKTTDHSKTPSSTTLPPSFPLILKSIDISNGAVKIFVSSETHLYQVRLLQQARSRPEVIGRIVTLSATTVEMFIAPPAAKFELCPDDEARKHISKLLAIDANDLTTVRQMPYTLKRSLPIHTTHIAKKICASPLPPSHPPTHPSKTPSITPIPQPVSPVSDRSQSSTSSLHDLKTPSPCSLGSPSPIDLENTTPSTNVHAASSTHTTTTDSSTTAAATIPQVSPLFYRPPPDCSTPLLYVPSSCATPSYHPTTMTSFRPVQARVRFAPPTVPSSPSAPIYIPTPKNNDLQQMARSLLSTGNMPVLPPAPREWSLVPDESIHLTPCLSWPPKNWTSFSPEEKGVLTEYAAGALEMASGIHPIQRQVLLYKYSYLSLTGAMIPPNKDTQMIFFNFKTVRDIALGISTFPKEFQKQFLECLQPLSPVDMVKFAAVPLRLTSE